The Candidatus Hydrogenedentota bacterium DNA window CTTATCGACCTGACGCAACCCGACCTGCTGCTGCTCACCGGCGACCTGTGGCAGGATAACCCTCAGGGGCGCGGCGAGGAATTCATGCGCTTCGGCATCGAGAAGATCAGCGCGCTTGGCGTCCCCTGGCTCTTTGTATGGGGCAATCACGACAAACTGGATGACTACAAGACGGGGCACGAAGCGTTCACGAGCGCACCGCGCTCCCTGTACCGCGGCGGTCCGGGCGGCGGCAACTATACTGTCCAGATTACCGACCGCGCGGGCAAGCCGTGCTGGGACCTGATTTGTCTCAATTCCAACGAGCGCGGCCTGGGCGCGGCGCAGCACGCGTGGCTGGAATCGCTGCGTACGAGCCGCCAGCAACGGCCGTGCACGTCCCACGCCTTCGCCCTCTTCCACATTCCGCTCAAGCAGTACGACGATATGTGGCAGGCAGGCAAGGCGGCGGGCGCGCGCTTCGAGAAGGTTGCGCACCGCAGCGAGGATGGCTCAACCCTGGGATGGCTCCGGTCGCTGGGGAGCGTGCGCGCCTGTTTTTGCGGCCACGACCACATCAACGACTTTTCGTGCCGCGTCGACGGTATCGACCTGGTCTACGGGCGCGCGACGGGCCACGCAGGCTACGGCGCGAGCCGCGTGCCGAAAGGCGCGAAGATTATCACCGTCAATTGCGAGACCGGCGCATACGCCTGGGAATCCATTCTTGCGGACGGGACGCGCTGGCGCGAAACGTCCGGCGTGCAGATCACGCGCTACGAAGATACGCCCTGGGCGCAAAAGAAGCCGGCGTGAGCAGTGTCTACGCGCCCTCAAATCGGGGTGGCCGTTTCTCCAGAAAGGCGAGTACCCCTTCCGCAAAGTCCTGCGTCCCGAAACTGTCGAACATCTCCTGAATAGCCACGTCCGTGGCGGGGCCCAATTCCATGAGCAGGCTGTCCCAAATCTGCCGTTTGATGACCGACATCGACCGCGGCGAACTGGAGGCAACCAAGCCC harbors:
- a CDS encoding metallophosphoesterase, which translates into the protein LTAMTSGALVLRESTAGATAVSNLGCEPWDANPATCATLAIPTPSNFRALQITDIHFFMPSPRPRQDEKTNAELPHLIDLTQPDLLLLTGDLWQDNPQGRGEEFMRFGIEKISALGVPWLFVWGNHDKLDDYKTGHEAFTSAPRSLYRGGPGGGNYTVQITDRAGKPCWDLICLNSNERGLGAAQHAWLESLRTSRQQRPCTSHAFALFHIPLKQYDDMWQAGKAAGARFEKVAHRSEDGSTLGWLRSLGSVRACFCGHDHINDFSCRVDGIDLVYGRATGHAGYGASRVPKGAKIITVNCETGAYAWESILADGTRWRETSGVQITRYEDTPWAQKKPA